Proteins encoded together in one Labrus mixtus chromosome 18, fLabMix1.1, whole genome shotgun sequence window:
- the cipca gene encoding CLOCK-interacting pacemaker a produces the protein MSSFSRLNRHRTPQFSRTTHLGSSKPDQERDSGFSDASSEYLSTVDLTDSEDAGINGSTTGQDPNGPQVTVMGGSYAGLSPMIIMNNFVLKQPSAMTHTEKQWGFPSPMEVVPQSQVVLLQPMVPNGSSSSPKTGPEKIKQSKRHMPILKSYPRIAPQPADTPTKRVGSSRMRVGSTYEQRQRRHHRGHRLGSSPSPQSALQSTIKPISVFEAADNQAQAAASQKQLTDMSLSALAGASSLPPYTDDFRTEIDTNMLYNDKDQDTFSMDNEKLKRFSNTYNILNVSGLLGITMRTKQLIKDNKRTQGQLQQLQEQTALLLEALSSGDPQLWTKLQLSLQHTDKEQWAAKAQRVLV, from the exons ATGAGCAGTTTCAGCAGGCTTAACCGACATAGGACACCCCAATTCTCCAGGACAACACACCTTGGATCATCCAAGCCTGACCAGGAGAGAGATTCAGGCTTCTCAG ATGCCAGCTCGGAGTACCTCAGTACAGTCGATCTGACTGACTCTGAGGACGCAGGCATAAATGGGTCAACAACCGGCCAGGACCCGAATGGGCCTCAAGTGACTGTGATGGGAGGCTCATACGCTGGACTATCTCCAATGATCATCATGAACAATTTTGTcttaaagcag cCTTCGGCCATGactcacacagaaaaacagtggGGCTTTCCCTCTCCCATGGAAGTGGTGCCTCAGTCACAGGTTGTTCTTTTGCAGCCTATGGTACCAaacggcagcagcagctctccgAAGACTGgtcctgaaaaaataaaacaatccaaACGCCACATGCCAATCCTCAAGTCATATCCCAGAATTGCCCCACAACCTGCAGACACACCAACTAAGAGGGTGGGATCCTCCAGGATGAGGGTGGGTTCAACATatgagcagagacagaggaggcatCATCGTGGCCACAGGCTCGGTTCTTCTCCCAGCCCGCAGTCAGCACTGCAGAGTACAATCAAACCCATCTCAGTCTTTGAAGCTGCAGACAACCAAGCACAGGCAGCGGCGAGTCAAAAGCAGCTCACTGATATGTCTCTCTCAGCGTTGGCAGGGGCCAGCTCTCTGCCCCCCTACACGGATGATTTTAGGACTGAGATTGACACCAACATGTTGTACAACGACAAAGACCAGGACACCTTCTCCATGGACAATGAGAAACTGAAACGATTCAGCAATACCTACAACATCCTCAACGTATCTGGCCTACTGGGGATCACCATGCGCACAAAGCAGCTGATCAAGGATAATAAGCGCACTCAAGGCCAGCTGCAACAGCTTCAGGAGCAAACGGCTCTGCTCCTGGAGGCTCTGAGCAGCGGAGACCCACAGCTCTGGACTAAACTGCAGCTGTCTTTGCAgcacacagacaaggagcaatGGGCAGCTAAAGCTCAGAGAGTCCTGGTATAA
- the zdhhc22 gene encoding palmitoyltransferase ZDHHC22 encodes MFTRMLKLRLLNAVAPAYFFIATAVTFILHFCFFIPTIFPNSDASLKSSTTLHTIVFLFLMFNALGNYIMTIKYPAESANETGVPVCSPHCSDKVDAHYLLNNRHFCKLCKKVILKRDHHCFFTGNCIGNKNMRYFLMFCIYTSCICMYCLVLGVAFLTVEYEISFENPLTFLTLLPLSTGYFFMGTISGLQLFLVLMLYVWLGIGLVCAGFCCQQVLLVARGQTWCQMQRGQLVENRSPWRSNLKDVFGTRWILGLVLPLQTVETGSEDTDALKQD; translated from the exons atgtttacccGGATGTTAAAACTGAGACTTCTCAATGCTGTAGCCCCAGCGTACTTCTTCATCGCCACAGCAGTCACTTTCATCTTACACTTCTGCTTCTTCATCCCAACCATCTTCCCGAACTCAGACGCATCTCTGAAGAGCTCCACAACTCTTCACacaattgttttccttttcttgatGTTCAACGCTCTGGGAAACTACATAATGACTATTAAATATCCCGCCGAAAGCGCCAATGAGACTGGGGTGCCGGTGTGTTCACCGCATTGCTCGGACAAAGTGGACGCTCACTACCTCCTGAACAATCGACACTTCTGCAAACTGTGTAAGAAAGTGATTCTGAAGAGGGACCATCACTGCTTTTTTACGGGGAACTGCATTGGCAACAAAAACATGCGCTACTTCCTCATGTTCTGCATCTACACatcatgtatatgtatgtacTGCTTGGTTCTCGGTGTGGCTTTCCTCACAGTGGAGTACGAAATCTCCTTCGAGAACCCACTCACCTTCCTcactctcctccccctctccactGGTTACTTCTTCATGG GAACTATCTCAGGCCTGCAGCTGTTCCTGGTTCTGATGCTCTATGTGTGGCTCGGTATCGGCCTGGTCTGTGCAGGTTTCTGCTGCCAGCAGGTGCTGCTGGTGGCCCGGGGGCAGACCTGGTGCCAGATGCAGAGGGGGCAACTCGTGGAGAATCGCAGCCCCTGGAGAAGCAACCTCAAGGATGTTTTCGGCACCCGCTGGATCCTCGGCCTGGTCCTGCCTCTGCAGACGGTGGAGACGGGCTCTGAAGACACCGACGCACTGAAACAAGACTGA
- the pgfb gene encoding placenta growth factor isoform X1: protein MTRKFPVSISFLLSALFGTLVELFCCTHREPSAPSFTRRHHEMKVGFVIQTAVTLYLLLSPAQSVPLSSINSTTEVLMFQEVWGRSFCRTIEKLVEVVQEYPSEVEHIYSPSCVPLVRCAGCCGDENLECHPTQTTNVTMQLLKIRPSEPGQEYVEMTFVVHRTCECRIKKPIVKVERRRQRGRGRKRKERQKTKECDRCQIPRR from the exons ATGACTCGGAAATTCCCGGTCAGCATCTCTTTTCTCTTGTCTGCGTTGTTTGGGACTTTGGTTGAATTGTTTTGTTGTACTCATCGGGAGCCATCAGCACCGTCTTTCACTCGCAGACATCACGAGATGAAAGTCGGTTTTGTCATCCAGACTGCGGTGACGCTTTATCTGCTGctctcacctgcacag AGTGTACCCTTGTCGAGCATAAACAGTACAACAGAAg TGTTGATGTTCCAGGAGGTGTGGGGTCGCAGCTTCTGCCGGACCATAGAGAAGCTGGTGGAGGTGGTGCAGGAGTACCCGTCAGAGGTGGAGCACATCTACAGCCCCTCCTGTGTGCCGCTGGTGAGGTGTGCGGGTTGCTGTGGAGACGAAAACCTAGAGTGCCATCCCACTCAAACAACAAATGTCACCATGCAG CTGTTGAAAATCAGGCCATCAGAGCCGGGCCAGGAATATGTAGAGATGACGTTTGTGGTGCATCGGACATGTGAATGTag AATCAAGAAGCCTATTGTTAAAGTTGAAAG GAGAaggcaaagaggaagaggaaggaagagaaaggagaggcaaaaaacaaaagaatgtgACAG GTGCCAGATCCCCCGCAGGTAA
- the pgfb gene encoding placenta growth factor isoform X2, with protein MDEEDQRDRESVPLSSINSTTEVLMFQEVWGRSFCRTIEKLVEVVQEYPSEVEHIYSPSCVPLVRCAGCCGDENLECHPTQTTNVTMQLLKIRPSEPGQEYVEMTFVVHRTCECRIKKPIVKVERRRQRGRGRKRKERQKTKECDRCQIPRR; from the exons ATGGATGAAGAGGATCAGCGAGACAGGGAG AGTGTACCCTTGTCGAGCATAAACAGTACAACAGAAg TGTTGATGTTCCAGGAGGTGTGGGGTCGCAGCTTCTGCCGGACCATAGAGAAGCTGGTGGAGGTGGTGCAGGAGTACCCGTCAGAGGTGGAGCACATCTACAGCCCCTCCTGTGTGCCGCTGGTGAGGTGTGCGGGTTGCTGTGGAGACGAAAACCTAGAGTGCCATCCCACTCAAACAACAAATGTCACCATGCAG CTGTTGAAAATCAGGCCATCAGAGCCGGGCCAGGAATATGTAGAGATGACGTTTGTGGTGCATCGGACATGTGAATGTag AATCAAGAAGCCTATTGTTAAAGTTGAAAG GAGAaggcaaagaggaagaggaaggaagagaaaggagaggcaaaaaacaaaagaatgtgACAG GTGCCAGATCCCCCGCAGGTAA
- the pgfb gene encoding placenta growth factor isoform X3 — protein MTRKFPSVPLSSINSTTEVLMFQEVWGRSFCRTIEKLVEVVQEYPSEVEHIYSPSCVPLVRCAGCCGDENLECHPTQTTNVTMQLLKIRPSEPGQEYVEMTFVVHRTCECRIKKPIVKVERRRQRGRGRKRKERQKTKECDRCQIPRR, from the exons ATGACTCGGAAATTCCCG AGTGTACCCTTGTCGAGCATAAACAGTACAACAGAAg TGTTGATGTTCCAGGAGGTGTGGGGTCGCAGCTTCTGCCGGACCATAGAGAAGCTGGTGGAGGTGGTGCAGGAGTACCCGTCAGAGGTGGAGCACATCTACAGCCCCTCCTGTGTGCCGCTGGTGAGGTGTGCGGGTTGCTGTGGAGACGAAAACCTAGAGTGCCATCCCACTCAAACAACAAATGTCACCATGCAG CTGTTGAAAATCAGGCCATCAGAGCCGGGCCAGGAATATGTAGAGATGACGTTTGTGGTGCATCGGACATGTGAATGTag AATCAAGAAGCCTATTGTTAAAGTTGAAAG GAGAaggcaaagaggaagaggaaggaagagaaaggagaggcaaaaaacaaaagaatgtgACAG GTGCCAGATCCCCCGCAGGTAA
- the pgfb gene encoding placenta growth factor isoform X4 — protein sequence MFQEVWGRSFCRTIEKLVEVVQEYPSEVEHIYSPSCVPLVRCAGCCGDENLECHPTQTTNVTMQLLKIRPSEPGQEYVEMTFVVHRTCECRIKKPIVKVERRRQRGRGRKRKERQKTKECDRCQIPRR from the exons ATGTTCCAGGAGGTGTGGGGTCGCAGCTTCTGCCGGACCATAGAGAAGCTGGTGGAGGTGGTGCAGGAGTACCCGTCAGAGGTGGAGCACATCTACAGCCCCTCCTGTGTGCCGCTGGTGAGGTGTGCGGGTTGCTGTGGAGACGAAAACCTAGAGTGCCATCCCACTCAAACAACAAATGTCACCATGCAG CTGTTGAAAATCAGGCCATCAGAGCCGGGCCAGGAATATGTAGAGATGACGTTTGTGGTGCATCGGACATGTGAATGTag AATCAAGAAGCCTATTGTTAAAGTTGAAAG GAGAaggcaaagaggaagaggaaggaagagaaaggagaggcaaaaaacaaaagaatgtgACAG GTGCCAGATCCCCCGCAGGTAA